One window from the genome of Salvia miltiorrhiza cultivar Shanhuang (shh) chromosome 7, IMPLAD_Smil_shh, whole genome shotgun sequence encodes:
- the LOC130993321 gene encoding protein CLT2, chloroplastic-like isoform X1, with translation MLAVPKSPFVAIGFLEFLSSICGMYAGAMLPGPAIPLLYQTFLAWQLVFSSLLLGKRYYLNQIMGCFLVAAGVVVAVSRVGMQLLREAKTQAVDYLILLIVGACLGSLIKANDETFGFSAYTYTIISVFQLLMYQERD, from the exons ATGCTGGCTGTTCCCAAGTCGCCCTTTGTTGCGATTGGCTTTCTTGAATTCCTTTCTTCTATATGCGGGATGTATGCCGGAG CCATGCTTCCGGGACCAGCCATACCCTTATTATATCAA ACATTCTTGGCTTGGCAACTGGTCTTTTCTAGCCTCCTGTTGGGTAAAAGATACTATTTGAACCAAATTATGGGATGCTTTCTTGTGGCAGCTGGTGTCGTAGTTGCGGTTTCAAG GGTTGGTATGCAGCTACTGCGAGAGGCAAAAACACAAGCAGTAGATTATCTGATCCTGTTGATTGTCGGAGCTTGCTTGGGCTCACTCATCAAAGCGAATGATGAAACCTTCGGTTTTAGTGCTTATACATATACGATTATTTCTGTTT TTCAGCTACTGATGTATCAGGAGAGGGACTGA
- the LOC130993321 gene encoding protein CLT2, chloroplastic-like isoform X2: protein MLAVPKSPFVAIGFLEFLSSICGMYAGAMLPGPAIPLLYQTFLAWQLVFSSLLLGKRYYLNQIMGCFLVAAGVVVAVSRVGMQLLREAKTQAVDYLILLIVGACLGSLIKANDETFGFSAYTYTIISV from the exons ATGCTGGCTGTTCCCAAGTCGCCCTTTGTTGCGATTGGCTTTCTTGAATTCCTTTCTTCTATATGCGGGATGTATGCCGGAG CCATGCTTCCGGGACCAGCCATACCCTTATTATATCAA ACATTCTTGGCTTGGCAACTGGTCTTTTCTAGCCTCCTGTTGGGTAAAAGATACTATTTGAACCAAATTATGGGATGCTTTCTTGTGGCAGCTGGTGTCGTAGTTGCGGTTTCAAG GGTTGGTATGCAGCTACTGCGAGAGGCAAAAACACAAGCAGTAGATTATCTGATCCTGTTGATTGTCGGAGCTTGCTTGGGCTCACTCATCAAAGCGAATGATGAAACCTTCGGTTTTAGTGCTTATACATATACGATTATTTCTGTTT AA